The region CCATTATCCACAAATCGCTCTTCCCCTCGCCATCCCAGGCTTTGGAAGCAGGGTGGCCCTGTTCTCACAGGGACATGGTACTACAAGCCAACTGCTCGGGTTACTTACATCTCTCACTGTCATTCTGATCAGCAATGGCCTCTTCCAGGGCGACTGACTTTGGctttttgtcctgacttcctttcaacCTTTCCCAGTCGGCTGGGCTGAATTTGCACACCTCGGAGTCTTTGGTTGCTGGGTGgccaccttctctctctttcatctccaACTCTGAGAAGCGCATCATTGCACGCTAGAAAGAGAacggagatggaaaaaaaaaaacaacatcttaCCATAAAGGCTATTTCATGTGCCTTATactataaaagaaagtgttttcaaagaaaagcttGCCCAAAGCCAACCACAACTTATGAGATACAACTcagatattttaaagtttaacAGATAAAATTTAAGAGTGTCTATGTGAGTAGTCACATTCTTTATCCATAAAGTCATGTGTATATAGATACAGACGCAATGTGTATGTATAGCCATACATACACGATTGCATAGAGACAGACATTCTCTTTTGAaggttataaataaaacaaaacaaaaccacaacgcaaagaaaacaaaagaaaaacacaacagaaaagaaacaaaatgtacaATGAATAAAGACGACCATGGCCCACAAACTTCCCTTTGTATATTTGGAAATGAAATTTAACTCAAAAGGTTTATGGAAGATTCTagtaataaaaatttgaagaacTGACCTCACAGTAAGCAGCGGGTAGACATAAAATACTGTCCTCTTGTAATCCTTCCATCTATGTAATTAAAATGGGCACTCAATGGATCATTTAGATAACTTCATCCATTTTTATCAGCATaaaccaatttttttcttaacattgcAAAACAATTTGGCTTTAttcatcttttaattaaaattaaaatatcttaaggAAATTCCTATACAACATCTATCATAATTCACTAGCAAATTAAATACATACTCTATCCCTTTAAGCGAAATTTTTTTTGGTGAAAAAAATTGCACGATTCCCACAGACATGCGACTGACTGCTACACATCTCCACTGCGTATCAAGTAAGGTATTCTAAGCAATGCTTCTAGATATATTTGTTATCTTACAGGCAGAGACATCAAAGCAACTGCTAGGCAAACGTCATGCAGTCTTTAGACATCCTTCATAATAATTACAACTGTTATCAGCATTCCAGTAGAGTTCTCATATAATCTACAGACTAGCTTAAAGTATCCAGACACATGAACCTTCTAAAAGCTACTACTGCCATCCCCTTATTGAACACATTTAATACACTGCAATTATCCTAAGTGTCATTAACCGACTCTGCCTGGTGCTCTGTCCTACCACGTTCCCCCCAAACCCCTTTGTACATTGCAAAATGATAACTGATAAAGTCAGTGAAATTCGGGTGGGGGGCTCACCTGCAATGCCCGTTGCTCTCGGCTGAGCTGACTGGAATCCGCGTACAGTTCGGTAGTGACACACTTGAATCGGTCGCCCACATAACCTGCCGAATTAGCAATTCTTTTTGCCAGCTTGGATGGCTTCGGTTTCAGAACTTTGCCATCGTTGGACTCTGCCTCATCAGTTCCATCTTTGGTATAGGTGGGGGTGACATCCATGCTCGGTGGAGCGCTGCCCACACAAAATGGTTTGGGATCCTCTTGGGTTTTACCAAAAGTCACAGCAGGGCCCTCGCTGCCCAGAGCTGTCTCCAAGAATGGAGTTGCCACCGGCACCCCCAGGTTCTCTTTGTTGGTTCCCGCTGCAACACTGTCCTTGCCTAAGCtaaacactggctggcctggagcctgTTTGAAAGCGTAAGATTCATGGAAGTCACTAATGCGGCCCAGCTCCTCTCTGAGGGAGATGAAATCACGGTGTTGCGGGATTACAGGGTCTGCAACGGGCTTGGTGGGCTCTGTGTTCTGGCTCACATTCTCAGCTACAAGGCCTGGTTTGGATGCTCCTACATCAGCTTTAGAATCTGCTTCTTCTCGAAGAAGGTCTACGAAGACTAGCTTGTCGCTTTTGACCCCAGTTTTCCCTTGATTCCAGCTAGGGTTTGGCTTTAGGTTCTTGTCAGTGGGGACTTCTGGGTGTAGTTTGGCGCTGCTAGCTTCCAGCATCTCAGAAAACCGACTGCGGAGGGTTGGGTCCTCATAACGGGCTCTCTCATGGGAGCGGGACCGTCTCTCCGGCTTCTCCTCTTTTGTGATCTCCATGGGTGTGTGTGGAATCAACATGGGATGTACCATGCCCAAGCCCAGGGCATCTTGGTAGGCCACAAATTCTGGCCGGCTTGTATGCAGCCCATAGGGCAGGCCAGGCTTGGGGGCAAGGTGCCCAGGAAACAGACTGCCATTGGGCAACAAAACTGGGTGAGGGTACACAGGTCCTTTGCCATGTAAAGAGAGGGGACTTAGAGCAATGCCTTCTGGTGCTGGGTAGGGGAGGTAACTCCTAGGGTAGGGAATTGGTGGGGACCTGAATGCTTCATTTGGAGATAGAAATATTGAAGTTGGCGGGAGGCCATTCTCGCTCGCTTTGAAACTCGGTTCTGGGTTGCTGGCTTTGGCTCCCTTGCTGCTGGTGCTGCCACTGTGTTTGGCAGGCGTGGCTGGGGGCTGGCCCACGTGCTGAATAACTGATGGTGTGGTATCCACAGAGCTCCTGCTGGTCTTGGTGCCATCTGCATTAGCATTGGGGGCTGGTGATGCAGAGGCTGGACGTCCTGAGCTGGACACCGACCCTGAAACGTTAGTGATCACAGCGTCTGCGCCACCCATGCGGGGACATGAGGAACTCCTCTGTTGTGGTATTGCCCAGTCCAAAGCCTTGTTTTTCAACGACATGCTCTTGCCATTAGTCTCTTCATTAGGACTTGGCCCTGGCACCACCCAGGATGAGGGAGCAGTGCTGATGATTTCTGATCTATAGATAGCACAGCCATTTCCTGGAGAAGATGTTTCTTTTGGAATCTCACTTCCGGAGAGCACTAACCCACTTGCAGCCCGACTGTGAACCAGGACTGTGGGAGCCATCTTTTTCATGTGGTCAGCTTTGGAAGTGTCTCCGTCCACCACTTTAGAAGACAAGTCTAGTGGTTTATCTGTGACGTCTTTGGTAACAGTCTGCTTTTCCAACAGAGGTGGTGAGCCCCCATCTTTTCTGTCTTGAACTGTTGTCTTCCGGGGATGCCCAGGCATGGACTGGGCACAATCACCCCCATCTGGGACCTTGGGGTACTTGCCATTGGACAGCCTGGCTGTGGGGAACTCGTTACTGACTGTCATGTATGGCTTTGTCAGGGTGACTGACGGGGAGGTGGAGATCCTGGGATAATGCTTGTGGAACTCAGAGTAGGTCTCTGCAGCGGGCTGAGCGGGGTGGTGGACACGGGGTGAGGGCCGAGGTGAAGGGGGAAGCAGGAGAGCTGTGTCACTTGGCAGACCACTGTTGACTGCCTTGGCAGAGGGCACCCTGGGTTGTTTACTGTTTTGGATGTGGGGGTAGTTATGAGAATCAACAGGGTTCCCAGGGCTGACACCCATCTTCCATGGGATGCTTTTGTCTGAGCAGTGGACAAGAGGTGGGATGGCTGGAGAGGCTGAAGGTGTGGAAAGTCTCATGGGTGAAGCCAAGGAAGAGGGGATGTGGGGGTTAACATAGTGTGGGGGTGGCAGGTAGAGGAAGCGTTCCCCACTGGTGCAGACGGGAGAATACAGAGGCTGGGCCAAGCCGTAGGACTGCTGAGGTAGCAAGGCCTTATACATGTTCAGTGAATACTTATTTGGCGAGTCAAGGAAAGGGTAGATGGCTGGAGTGGCCCCCTCCATGTAAGGGTTGACCCAGGGCAGCCGCAGGTAACTAGCACCATTGATGTTGAGAGGGCTCTGTTTGTCGCTGGCAGGCCTGTCCAAACCCAAGCTTTCTGCTGTGGCTACAGCACTTTTTTGTATTCCAGGCGGTGTTTTGTATATAGCACTGAAGCCATTTGGGGGTTTTCCAGAAACAGCAGAAGCCTCCGCTGTCTCAGGAGTATTCGGTTTGAATTGCAtctctggatttctttctgaagaaaACCCAAGGCCACCAAGAGAGCTTGAGGCAGCCTCCCGACCCTTTTCTGGGCCCAGTCCACACAAGCCAGAATAGACGATGTTTCCAGGGACCCGGAGCCCTTCCCGGATGAGGCCTGTGCGGTCCATGCTCAGTGCTGCCAGGCCATCGATCCGATGGGCTCCACTGGTGTCCACCTTTGTAAAAGAACAGCACATGTTACTTGGGACACCAGTCACAGTAGCAGCCCTGGTCCCGAAGAAAAGCCACCCACTGGGTCACATGACATCACCCACAACACTTTACAGAAAAGGTTAAAGAAAGACAGCTTTCCAGTGTCCAGAggggcccccccccccacatttcaaggctttttccatttctgttccaCTAGTACCCTGCGAGTACTGAAAGTTCTACTCAGACTAGAAGCCAACACATTATTTTGTTCAAATCTTTGTTGCAGCGCAGACAAGATCAAATACAACACTCTCTGCACCACTCTTAGAGGGTACATGACTTCTACTAATCCTGTGGAGCCTGGTAGGTTGAGTGGGGTGGGGTATTCATTTCTccgggagacagaaagggatcaTTGAACAGGACAAGAAACAATTTTCCACGGGACAACGGGTATGGGGAACTTTAGCTTATCTCATTTCTAAATCAATAAAGGGGCCAGGGGTCAAAGCACGGTTGCATCTTTTGACTTCCTCTCCTTAGTGTCTGAAAGGACAGTCCAGTGTTTCACATTTCACTGGCAAAGTAAAGCCTCAGGAACTACTTTGGAGGCTGGGATGTTATCCAGTTTTGAGCACTAATGGGGCACACAGTGAATGAGAGATAAAGAACTGAGGGGGGCAGAGGATGTTAAAAGCAATACATAGGCCCTGatgttctcccctccccacactgaATGtacatgtgcgcatgtgcatacgcgcgcacgcacgcacgcacaataCCTAATTGTATAAACTAATGCACAGTTGATTACAAATCATTGATATTCAGCTGTCCTATCAAAAGAAGCCATTCATCCCTTACCACGTTGTGATTCAAGGGATTCTCCTCCCTCAGTTCCAGCCTGGCTTTTGAAGCGTCACCATCATTCACAGGAATTTTCCTATTTAAAAGGACACACCAATTTCATGAAAACAGTTCTTGCTGAATATGTCTTTCATCTATCTCCCTGGACCAGACCAGTTTCTActaatctcatttatttttttgaactCTCCTAACCCTCCCTGCCATGACCTATAGTGAAAGTTGCTCCCAAATGGTGATTCAATATTACCCTGGCAGAACAAAGCAAAGGCAGGCCTTTCATGTGTGGGGACATGAATAACACATATGTCCCAGAGGTGGGCAAGTCAGAAATTAAGCACACTTCTCTCACGTGACCTTTTCTACAGAGGCCAAGTACTGTCCTAGCTAACCCTTATGAGCTGTCCTGGAGGGGAGGAATTAAGTAAAATGGCCACGGACCAAGTGAGCTAGAAATCTACAGGCTAGACCCTTCACCTACCACATCTGCATTAACCCTGAGGGTATGCTTTCAAAACTTTCCCCCAAACAAAGTTAGGGACCACATCCATAAGACTAGTTTCCAGGGTGATAGTGAAGCTATATTTGCGGCCTTTTTCAAAGTGATATGGATATACAATAGTAACAGAGAAATGTCAGCTACTCCAGGCAGAAGAGGAAGCTACACATCTGTGCCAGGCTGCTGCTGGCTGTCCCAGGACTTGTTATCAGAGTATTGATAAAGAAAGTGTTCTATGCCAACTTCCAAATACCCAGGATAACATCGCTGACAAGCAGCGGAGGACAAGCTTCACCATCAACCCAAAGCTACTTCAATCATCTGCTGTTCGGTCGTCTACCCTAGTCTACTGATTAGAAAAGAAAGCCTAACTGAGCCGTGCAGTGATCAGAATGGGGCAAACAGCCACGAGGAATGGCAGGAGAGGGCAACCTGAAACCTTGGGTTGCACCCAAGGAAAGGGTAGCCATCTCCTCATTTATTACTAAGCAAACTATTTGTTTTAAAAGCACATCGAATGCCGATCCACCTGGGCCCACACTCCTGACATTTAGAGTTAAAGCAGCATATAGACGGGGATTAATTCTCcttcataaatatgaaataataaattaaggACGAAAGTGCACTGAAAGGCCGCTTCAGGGGCTAATCTTTTAAAGGGCGGCAATGCTTCGCTGAGCCAGGCTGCCTGGTAAAACTGTAAATCAAGGGCCACCAGCTAGGAGATCTCTCTTGCCCAGACCTTTTGGGTCCCTCTCTGGCTGTGAGAGGCGAGGGGCTTGGGCATGGGTTCTGCTCATAAGCATGGGGGAGGAGCCCATTCACCTGTCTTCACTTGCTCCACACATGCGGACCCGTTCGCTGTTCATCCAGCTGTGAACGTTCCCATACAGGGGAGTGGCTGAAAGCATGTCGTCTTCTTGGATGGCAGCTTGGCTTCAAGCGTCtagtctgtttttaaaaaaaaaaaaaaagatagtgggTCCCCAAGAGGTTAGGGAAAGGAGAGGCACTGGCAAAACAGAGATTGCCTCTTTCAAGGCAAGTCATACACAGGATGCAGCCTGTGCCTGGGGATTGTCTACAAATGACCACGAGCCAAGAATACATCTGACCCACAGTGATTGAGATTCAAGCTAACAGGAAAAGCCCATCCAAGTCACAGCtctttacccccacccccacatatgAAGAAGCCATATTTGAGGACAGACTAGGGAGACCCGAGATGCTACATCGCTGGCACACTGATCCCTCTTGGGGTGGTAGAAGGAGTAACAGTGAGGTGGCAGTGGAAGGTTTGTGATTCAAATTACCGCACATTGTTAGGACTGAATTTTCAAGCTGTCCTGTGTACGACGCAAAGATCGAGGGTGAAAGACAGAGTCCAGTGGGCTGGTGAACCTCTCCACTGAAGCCCTGGATTAGATTAAGCACCTAACAGGGGTGGTTTTGCCTGGGAGCTGCAGGGGGAGGCAGCTGAGTAATTCAATGACGCCTGTTCACTGGGGACAAGAAATCATTAGCGCATAAGTCTCTGCAGCCAGGGCTGATGCTGATGGGCTCCGAGTAGCTGGCACATAGGAAAAGGCAAAAGCCACCCATTTTCCACCTCATGGGAGGGGCGAGGATGtgtgtgcgggggtgggggtgggatgcgCGGGCCCCCGCAAAGGAGCCCAAACCACCTCCCCCACTTACCTTCTCAGcccactgcccccaccccccaccacatTCTAGTTTGCTGCATGAGTGAAGGGTCAGGACAAGCTGCATTTTATTAACAGGATTATCACGGCGCGTGATTTATCCTCGTGCAGGATTTTAATTGCTCTTTGGAGGTTGAGCCGTTTCTTTTGACTGCGCTTCAGCCCATATCCTGCTGTTAAATGCTGGGTTAATAAGTAGGGGAGCCTTTAATGCCTGGGACCGATGGCCCTCGGCAATTCCCTGCTCACAAACACATCTCAGTTTCCCTTGTCCAGGACAGACCACGGCATTTTTCCACGGGACCCAAACCTGAGTGTGAAATAATTGGTGTGCAGATAGATCATCAGGggaacttttctttctcctccctcacacacccacccacacagttTCCGAAAGCCCAAATGTTCCCTTAAGTCGACACATTTCCTTTGTTAGCAGGAGAAAATATGCAAATGCTTGCTTTTACACTTTAGCACACTGCCAGGTCGGTTGGGTGGAGGCACCCCGTCCAGGGACTCTtctgccagggactggggtgggggtggggaaggcttGGGAGGACTGAATCCAAAAGCTCAGCTATGCTCCTTTCTTTGTCCTAACTAGGTCTTTTGTCCACCAGCAACCCCCACCAGCCCCCAACCATAGAACAACACGCACCGACACACCGTGCAGTTAGAGCTCAACAATGAAgcgggaaagggaggaaggacccTGGAGAGGCTGGAATCTGTGAAGGCATCATGGGAATGGAAGGTCTTTTCCTGGGAAGGGTCTATTTCTTCAGTCAGGAGAACTCCAAATGACTTAGCCACAGTGCATGGGGGAACTGATTGGGGTGCTGGGGAAGGTTGTGTGGGGCTGCATTTTCCAAATACACAAAGCAAGCAGGGAACACCAAATCACCGGTGCTGGGAAGCCCCAAGACCTATTCCATGTAGTGTCCCTTCCCGGAGGATCTGCTGCCTGTTCCCACAAGAAAAGACATTGTGGGTAGCCTTATCAAGGAGAGTAGCATTCCGGGGTGCAGGTGTCCTGGACAGCAGGTGTCCTGGACATCATGCCTTCCTGGAGCCCTGATGAAGTGCAGACATCGCATTGGGAAAAGAAGGACCCCACAACCAATACCAGGAAAAAGAACCTGCCTAAGAAAAGTCAAAACTCCATGCTCCAGTTCCTAAGTCAGCCTTTCCTTGAAACCCAgcagcccccccccaaaagtgGCCCATCTTGGGGAAAGTACCTCAGGGAACCTCAAGGAGGAAGAGAATCAGCTTAGGGAATGTCTTCTCCCACAAAAGCCCAAGAGACTCTTCAGTCCTTTGCTTTCCCCCCAAAAGGCCACCCAGACTGTAAGGCACCTGGAATAGACCAGACAACAGAAGCTTtggtctctctctggggcttGTTCTTCAGGATTTTCAATATTACTGTCACAGATAAATAACATTAGCCATCAGGCTGAAGCGTCACACACAGGGTCAGACAGTTAGCCCTGAAGTGCATCTCAGTCTCCTCTGTTTGTGGttgggggtgaggagggagctAAACCAAGGGGAGTTGCACTGTGGACTATCCACGCATGTGCATGAGTGCTTGTgcacactcgtgcacacacacttacagtCTTTAGCTGCTCCGTGAACTTTTTGTGAACTGTTTAAAAGTGGAGGTCTGTTGAACAAACAGCGGCGCCACTGCCAGCCATAATTTCATTGCAACAAGCTAAGGACTTTTAACTCTTCAGGTGCCTGGCCAGAGAGGAACAGAGTAGTGAGGACCAGTGACTAGCAGGTCCTGCCTGGCAGGAGGCCCTTCTCTAGGGTGACAAACAAGGGCAGGGCAGGAACATAATCAGCAGAGCATTGAGCTTCCATTAAACCATTGAGGAGCAGGGATTATCATCACCTAAAATCACAGGTGAAGAACCAAAAAGAGACCAAGAGGCAGAAAACAGTAACACTCAACTCATCCCATCCAGTTTCTAGAAAGTGCTAGTAAAATAGTTGAGGTTCTGCTTTCTACCTCTAAGGCAAAGTACTTCAGAACTGCCTTTGCTGACCCTTGGCTGTAGGGTACAGTACAGAGAATACAGAATACCTCAAGGCACATGGCTGCTATAGAAGGAAGAGGCTTACTTTTCGCCCCTTGCACACGCAGGCTATGCCTCTAGGAGTGCCAGGATGTGTAAAGTCACTCGTAAGAAAGAACTTTACAAGCACCAGCCTGTCCTGAAGGCGAGCTGCTAGCTTTACCTTGGCTCTGGGTTTTAACCCCTTTCGCCAGTTGTGGAGGGAAAAGCAAGGGCGAGAAAGGAAATGCCAAGAAATGAGGGCTCAGGAGAGCCAGGCAAGGAAGGCTGTCTGATTCTTATGGAACGGGTTGATTACTAACTGCACTACCTGCCTGCTGAACACAGAGGTTTGGAGGAGCCTACATGCACAGCAACACACGGTATGTGGTTACAACTCCTAATACCGTGTGTAACTGGAGTCACCTGAACAGAAGGAGCAATCCTTTGCTCTAGAACCTGGACACGGGGGAGAAGGGCCTGTCTGGCAGAAGAGTGTCAGAGGGACCAAATTAGGTGCTGTCCCTCCACCCCGGGCATCCTTGAGAAAGAGTATTGCTTCCCTTTATGAGAAGACATGAGGTGATCCCCAAGGAGCACCTTTTAACGCCATCTCATTGATCCCTGCCAAGACCACACTGCAGATCCAGCAAAAGGACacacttctctttttttaaagacaaggtcttactgttcTGGCTAGCGTGGAACTCAAGAAATTTATATATCTTTGCTGGGCtatataatttaaagttttaaagatttaaagtcaccaccatgcccaatttccttgtttctttgaggGCATCTAAGATCCATCCTGCAGACAACAGGGAGTAGTAGGCCGAGAGAAGGGGGGGACAGTGAAACACTAGGTTCCTCGTGAGAAAAGCCTCTCCTCCCATGGCTGGCTCTCTTATGGTCATCCCTCTCCTGGCTCCCGCTCTTACCCTCACCCACCCTGtgtccctgggcaggtggccgaATCTTTCCAACCTTGGGCCCTCTGTAAATATTTGGCACTGTGTTTTCCAGAGGCTTCAGCTGCACTATGGACTCGAGTTTTGCCTGGCAATAGCTGGAGCTGGCCATGGTTAACCCCAAGAGCATCTGACTCCATTAAACACATTGTCCCAGAATGGTTACATGGGTCTTTACCACGGGTGGGGTACCGAGGAAGGAGATACAGAGGGGCCACGCTTGGGAGATGACGAAGACGACTGGTGTGGATTTCACCCAAGCCTAAAGCTAGCGCCAGCCCTTCCTGGGGTTGCTCCAAACCCAGACTGAATCACAGCAGCACCACGCTCTGGGTgtcaaggaagggaaggggaagaagttTCTATTTTAGAATGTTGGGGGGAGGGCCTATGTGGGGgtgggaaatgaaaagaaaatgctttcccGGATGTGCAATGCAGGGCGGGTCCTCCTGGGCTGCTTTCCCAGATGTCATATAGCTGATGAGTAGGGGACCCTTAAATTACTGAGGTGTGGGGTTGGAGGTGTGATCCATGCTGCCACTCCAAGCCACAACCACTGGCTCTGAGGGTGTGACCACCCACAACCCCCAATTTTACCAGTAACAGACTAAGTCAGAGAGCAGCAGGCTAGAGGGACAATGCTTGCAGAGACCCGATCTCCCCAGCATCCAGAGCCTCCCCCAGCTTGAAGCTCCTGGGTCACAGCAGTGAGCCACTAGGGTGGAAATAAACTTGGCCCTTGGTggcagcagtgggggaggggcgccCCTTCTCCACACCTCTGCCTGTGGTGATGACTCTGCAAGGAGTCCCCTCAAGCCTAGCAGAAATTCTAGCAAACATCCTCCCCCAAAGACCCTAGTCAACCTCTGGGACCCTGTGTTCTCATGAGAACTTCCAGGATCCCTCTGCTGGAGCCTTTACTACTTACCAGGAAAtttcagacagaaacttaacttTTGAGTGCGTTCAGGCAAATTGAGTCAATAAACACCAACTAGTCAATGAACTACAAGTTCCCAAGCCCGCAGTAGAATCAGGACTACAAACCTTCCTACCTTCACTGTGGGCTCCCTTCAGGTTGCTCCTCTGGACCCTCCCCGCTAGGAAGATGGGAGCCAAGTACAGCAGTGTAGAGCCCTGCATAGGGCAACCCTGAGAGCCTATCCAAAAGGGGCCACTGCTGGTCACATATCCTCTCTACCCTAGGCAGAGCCCCACCCAGTTCTCAGGATCAGATTTATCACTGCTCCCAAAATCAAGGACAGAGAGGgacttcccccttttccttctacaGGAGTGGCCAGAGACTAACTGGCTTTGTTCCTTTCACTTTCCTCCAGGTTGGGCCACACCAACTAGTCAGTGAACTATGTACATCCAAAGTACAGGAGGGATGAATTTAGAAACAAGGACTCCTTAAAAAGAAGGCTAATTCAGCACCCCAAACCTAGGAAGAAAGCCAGGAATCCTCCTTACATGCCCCCATTCCCTATACTTGGCCTAGGGCAACAGAGCTTAGTCCCCACCGGGGAATCCACACAACCCGGAGAGGAATCCTAAATAAAtgcctcccaccctcccatcccCGGCAAGACCATAGTAGTGTTTAAGGGTCTCCACTAAAGCTTTGCGTAAGTATAAATGAAACACAGTTAATGTCACTCCCTGCTACAGAAAGTCACAAGTCACATGGAGGGCTATCCCTGGTAAGCACAAAGGAACTTTTTAAGGAATTAAGATGTGAAAAATGCAAAGGTTCTGAAATTTGCATGCAGGCTTCTTGCTGAATGCGCAGAGCCTGGAAGTCCTGGGAAGGCTGGGGGTGAGGGCTAGGAGAGAGACATTCACTTTCTTTACAAGGAACAATAGGAATTCCACGTCTGCTACTCAGTCTTAGAACTCAAAGCACCCCAAAACAAAGCCATATATTTGGGGACCCACGAATTTTTGCGGCTGTTCAGAGCTTAATTACTCCTCCTTGATCCATGGGACTAGACACGACACCGCCAAGGTTAAAATGCCCCAACAGCGCTGAGCAGATGTGAGCGAGCTGGCAGACGCGCAAATGAGGCCTGCCTCGGAGCCCGATAACAAGTGACTAATACATTGCATATCgttgaaagaaaattatttttctctaatttgcATTtgcttggggggaaaaaaagccaacCGAGTCCCTCCTTACACGCAGGAGTCTAATCCTGGAAATACAGCCCGGCTGCTTTaagagagctggaagcaggaaaGACTGCCAGTGTTTTGGCGTTGCAGGCTTGTTTATCTTTCCGCCTTTCCTCCAAGGCGAAACTCGTTTTGCAAGCAACATTCCTACAGAAAATGGCACACGTC is a window of Arvicola amphibius chromosome X, mArvAmp1.2, whole genome shotgun sequence DNA encoding:
- the Bcor gene encoding BCL-6 corepressor isoform X3, whose product is MLSATPLYGNVHSWMNSERVRMCGASEDRKIPVNDGDASKARLELREENPLNHNVVDTSGAHRIDGLAALSMDRTGLIREGLRVPGNIVYSGLCGLGPEKGREAASSSLGGLGFSSERNPEMQFKPNTPETAEASAVSGKPPNGFSAIYKTPPGIQKSAVATAESLGLDRPASDKQSPLNINGASYLRLPWVNPYMEGATPAIYPFLDSPNKYSLNMYKALLPQQSYGLAQPLYSPVCTSGERFLYLPPPHYVNPHIPSSLASPMRLSTPSASPAIPPLVHCSDKSIPWKMGVSPGNPVDSHNYPHIQNSKQPRVPSAKAVNSGLPSDTALLLPPSPRPSPRVHHPAQPAAETYSEFHKHYPRISTSPSVTLTKPYMTVSNEFPTARLSNGKYPKVPDGGDCAQSMPGHPRKTTVQDRKDGGSPPLLEKQTVTKDVTDKPLDLSSKVVDGDTSKADHMKKMAPTVLVHSRAASGLVLSGSEIPKETSSPGNGCAIYRSEIISTAPSSWVVPGPSPNEETNGKSMSLKNKALDWAIPQQRSSSCPRMGGADAVITNVSGSVSSSGRPASASPAPNANADGTKTSRSSVDTTPSVIQHVGQPPATPAKHSGSTSSKGAKASNPEPSFKASENGLPPTSIFLSPNEAFRSPPIPYPRSYLPYPAPEGIALSPLSLHGKGPVYPHPVLLPNGSLFPGHLAPKPGLPYGLHTSRPEFVAYQDALGLGMVHPMLIPHTPMEITKEEKPERRSRSHERARYEDPTLRSRFSEMLEASSAKLHPEVPTDKNLKPNPSWNQGKTGVKSDKLVFVDLLREEADSKADVGASKPGLVAENVSQNTEPTKPVADPVIPQHRDFISLREELGRISDFHESYAFKQAPGQPVFSLGKDSVAAGTNKENLGVPVATPFLETALGSEGPAVTFGKTQEDPKPFCVGSAPPSMDVTPTYTKDGTDEAESNDGKVLKPKPSKLAKRIANSAGYVGDRFKCVTTELYADSSQLSREQRALQMEGLQEDSILCLPAAYCERAMMRFSELEMKEREGGHPATKDSEVCKFSPADWERLKGSQDKKPKSVALEEAIADQNDSERCEYSTGNKHDPFEAPEDKDLPAEKYFLERPPVSEPPTDQGVVDMPHSPTLRLDKKRKASGDSIHTETTVEELTEDPLKAKRRRISKGLHPKKQRHLLHLRERWEQQVSAAESKPGRQSRKEVTQAIQPEVTSQGTNITEEKAGRKKAEAKGNRGWSEESLKPTDHEQGLPVFPGSPPMKSLSSTNASGKKQTQPSCTPASRLPAKQQKIKESQKTDVLCTDEEEDCQAASPLQKYTDNSEKPSGKRLCKTKHLIPQEPRRSLPITGEYYVESTDNKMTVRRFRKRPEPSTDYDLSAAKQEPKPFDRLQQLLPASQATQLPRSNSPQETTQSRPMPPEARRLIVNKNAGETLLQRAARLGYEEVVLYCLENKICDVNHRDNAGYCALHEACARGWLNIVRHLLEYGADVNCSAQDGTRPLHDAVENDHLEIVRLLLSYGADPTLATYSGRTIMKMTHSELMEKFLTDYLNDLQGRSDDDSSGAWEFYGSCVCEPDDESGYDVLANPPGPEDQDDEEDAYSDMFEFEFSENSLLPCYNVQVSVAQGPRNWLLLSDVLKRLKMSSRIFRCNFPNLEIVTIAEAEFYRQVSASLLFSCPKDLEAFNSESKELLDLVEFTNELQTLLGSTVEWLHPSDTVPEDYW